In Prunus dulcis chromosome 2, ALMONDv2, whole genome shotgun sequence, a single genomic region encodes these proteins:
- the LOC117619647 gene encoding NADPH:quinone oxidoreductase-like → MEAASVTASSLIRVAALSGSLRKSSYNRGLIRSAIEISNTSINGLQIEYVDISPLPLLNTDLEGEGSFPPAIEAFRQKILEADCILFASPEYNYSMSAPLKNAVDWASRPPNVWADKAAAIVSAGGGFGGGRSQYHLRQVGVFLDLHFINKPEFFLNAFQPPAKFDSDGNLIDEQAKERLKEVILSLQALSLKLCRKQ, encoded by the exons atggaggcTGCTTCCGTTACCGCATCGTCGCTCATAAGAGTTGCAGCTCTTTCTGGGTCTCTTCGTAAATCTTCCTATAACCGTGGTCTAATTCGTTCTG cGATTGAGATAAGCAATACGTCGATCAACGGCCTGCAGATAGAGTACGTAGACATCTCACCGTTGCCACTGCTGAACACGGATCTGGAAGGCGAGGGGAGTTTTCCACCTGCCATCGAAGCGTTTCGTCAGAAGATTCTGGAAGCTGATTGCATCCTCTTTGCTTCTCCTGAGTACAATTACTCCATGTCcg CACCTCTAAAGAATGCAGTTGACTGGGCGTCAAGACCACCAAATGTTTGGGCTGATAAGGCTGCTGCAATTGTAAGTGCCGGAGGAGGCTTTGGCGGTGGACGATCGCAATATCATCTTCGCCAAGTTGGAGTTTTTCTTGACCTTCATTTCATTAACAAGCCCGAGTTTTTCTTGAATGCATTCCAGCCTCCTGCAAAGTTTGACAGTGATGGCAACTTGATTGATGAACAGGCTAAGGAGAGGCTAAAAGAAGTTATTCTCTCCTTGCAGGCATTGAGCTTGAAACTTTGCCGAAAGCAATGA